The proteins below come from a single Iocasia fonsfrigidae genomic window:
- the gcvT gene encoding glycine cleavage system aminomethyltransferase GcvT → MKRTPLFNVHKELGARLIDFGGWEMPVQYTSIIEEHQTVRKQCGLFDVSHMGEIYFSGGDALKNLNYLITNDISQIAVGQVVYTPLCNHHGGVLDDLLVYRLGENEFLLVVNASNIEKDYQWIKEHVNGEITVKDLSSDFGQLALQGPESEKVLNKLTDIKLADMKYYRFSRGKLAGEDVLLSRTGYTGEIGFEIYLSPAKLEEIWHEIIDAGLGYGIKPIGLGARDTLRLEKGFCLYGNELSEGVNPWQAGLSWTVKLNKRDFIGKDALLESRQGYNRVLRGFKVIDRGIPRKGYKVSKDKKEVGIVTSGSYSPSLKENIGLAYLEKDVAGTGSELDIIIREKPVKALVVEKPFL, encoded by the coding sequence ATGAAGAGAACACCATTATTTAATGTGCATAAGGAACTGGGGGCCCGCTTAATAGATTTTGGTGGTTGGGAGATGCCAGTACAGTATACTAGCATAATAGAGGAGCATCAGACAGTACGAAAGCAATGTGGACTGTTTGATGTATCCCATATGGGGGAAATATATTTTTCAGGGGGTGATGCCTTAAAAAACCTTAATTACTTGATAACAAATGATATTAGCCAGATAGCTGTTGGGCAAGTTGTATATACACCACTTTGCAATCATCATGGTGGTGTACTGGACGATTTATTGGTTTACCGCTTGGGAGAAAATGAATTCTTACTGGTAGTTAATGCCTCTAATATTGAAAAAGACTACCAATGGATTAAAGAGCATGTCAATGGGGAAATTACCGTAAAAGACCTTTCTTCAGACTTTGGTCAGCTTGCTTTACAGGGGCCAGAATCAGAAAAAGTATTAAATAAATTGACAGATATTAAGTTGGCTGATATGAAATATTACAGATTTAGTAGAGGGAAATTGGCTGGTGAAGATGTACTATTATCTAGAACAGGCTATACAGGTGAGATTGGTTTTGAGATATATTTATCTCCTGCTAAACTTGAAGAGATCTGGCATGAAATAATTGATGCTGGGTTGGGTTATGGTATAAAACCTATAGGTTTAGGAGCAAGGGATACCTTAAGATTGGAAAAGGGATTTTGCTTATATGGTAATGAATTAAGTGAAGGGGTAAATCCCTGGCAGGCAGGTTTATCATGGACAGTTAAATTAAATAAAAGAGATTTTATTGGTAAAGATGCTTTATTAGAGAGCAGACAGGGATATAATAGGGTACTGAGGGGCTTTAAAGTAATAGACAGGGGTATTCCGCGGAAGGGCTATAAAGTTAGCAAAGACAAAAAAGAGGTAGGGATAGTGACAAGTGGCAGTTATTCACCAAGTCTTAAAGAGAATATTGGTCTGGCTTATCTGGAAAAGGATGTTGCCGGGACAGGTAGTGAACTAGATATAATTATTCGAGAAAAACCAGTTAAGGCTTTAGTTGTTGAGAAACCATTTTTATAA
- a CDS encoding YkvI family membrane protein: MKKITTIIRIAFIYVGAVVGAGFSSGQEIWKFFACHRIHGLYGIGLAGVFFTGLVPRFFVLGKKIGAKSYQDFFYGFLPPLIAVVFDIIYSCFLVGSVSVMIAGGGTVFKDFLGLSYYFGLFISITFVYLTLYLKTEGIFTVNNILIPGLTIITILTITSFFRTQQTDVFDGFLPLKIKGWQPIIDGLIYGAYNTVMAVAVMTGIVAKKDDKLIILGGITGGGILFFLCIILFAALLTAFKTVPQEEIPMFFIAGRVSNKMYLAYIVALYFAMISTGIANLYAFNRRITSLLSISYETGLFITLFIIVPFAWSGFGNLVGCLYPIFGYLSLFIILYYIILLFKVKNIKKI; the protein is encoded by the coding sequence ATGAAGAAAATTACTACGATTATTAGAATAGCCTTTATTTATGTAGGGGCAGTTGTAGGTGCAGGTTTTTCTTCAGGACAGGAAATATGGAAGTTTTTTGCCTGCCATAGAATACATGGTCTTTATGGTATTGGTTTAGCTGGAGTGTTTTTTACAGGACTGGTGCCCAGGTTTTTTGTTTTAGGGAAAAAAATTGGAGCAAAAAGTTATCAAGATTTTTTTTATGGTTTTTTACCACCATTAATAGCAGTGGTATTTGATATAATATATAGCTGTTTTTTAGTAGGTAGTGTCTCTGTAATGATAGCAGGGGGAGGTACTGTTTTTAAAGATTTTCTGGGTTTGTCTTATTATTTTGGTTTGTTTATTAGTATTACTTTTGTTTATCTAACCCTTTATCTTAAAACAGAGGGGATATTTACTGTAAATAATATATTGATACCAGGACTAACTATAATAACAATCTTAACAATTACATCTTTTTTTAGAACTCAACAAACAGATGTTTTTGATGGTTTTTTGCCTTTGAAGATAAAGGGCTGGCAGCCAATTATTGATGGTTTAATCTATGGAGCATATAATACAGTAATGGCAGTTGCAGTAATGACAGGAATAGTAGCAAAGAAGGATGATAAGTTAATTATATTAGGGGGTATCACTGGTGGAGGTATTTTATTTTTTCTTTGTATAATTCTATTTGCTGCCCTATTAACGGCTTTTAAAACAGTACCTCAAGAAGAGATACCTATGTTTTTTATTGCTGGCAGAGTCAGTAATAAGATGTATTTGGCTTATATAGTAGCACTATATTTTGCAATGATAAGCACTGGTATTGCAAATCTATATGCCTTTAATAGGCGTATTACTTCCCTTTTATCAATAAGCTATGAAACAGGGCTTTTTATTACCTTATTTATTATTGTTCCTTTTGCCTGGTCTGGATTTGGAAATCTAGTGGGATGTTTGTATCCGATTTTTGGATATTTATCCCTATTTATAATTCTCTATTATATAATTCTTTTATTTAAGGTCAAAAATATAAAAAAAATATAA
- a CDS encoding M23 family metallopeptidase — protein MKLRKKLISYLFEKVDITIIPSPKKKIKMFKMKRITPILIIIIVLGSITTLSFLYKHYQSGFFSVSDRLVQLKGVRAENEKLKNELFVLTQDTEELKENLSRLKEYNEEIKEMINIDRGTQAASDQQDLKLQTFLSYNQSVLQQGLPVGGGNIHLYYQAPDEIIARAKRNINTLKKELPTHEEDLNNLEMSVKEYNDLQAATPKIWPIADKGDAYISSRFGWRSDPFSGKQQIHEGLDIATWYNTPVLATADGVVKFVGRKGGYGLMVIIQHGFGFETRYAHLNKFKVKRGQKVSRGDIIALSGNSGKSSGPHVHYEVRKNNIPQNPENYIGR, from the coding sequence ATGAAGTTAAGAAAAAAACTTATTTCTTATTTATTTGAAAAAGTAGATATTACAATTATACCATCTCCCAAAAAGAAAATTAAAATGTTTAAAATGAAGCGTATTACTCCAATATTGATAATAATAATAGTACTAGGGAGTATTACTACTTTATCCTTTCTTTATAAACATTATCAGTCCGGTTTTTTTTCAGTATCAGATAGATTAGTTCAATTAAAGGGAGTTAGGGCTGAAAATGAAAAACTCAAAAATGAATTATTTGTTTTAACTCAAGATACAGAAGAACTAAAAGAAAATCTCTCCAGATTAAAAGAATATAATGAAGAAATTAAAGAAATGATTAATATAGATAGAGGTACACAGGCTGCTAGTGATCAACAGGATTTAAAACTTCAGACTTTTCTTTCCTATAACCAAAGTGTTTTACAGCAGGGTTTGCCAGTAGGTGGTGGTAATATACATCTATATTATCAGGCTCCTGATGAGATTATTGCCAGGGCTAAAAGAAATATAAACACCTTAAAAAAAGAATTGCCTACCCATGAAGAAGATCTAAATAATTTAGAAATGTCAGTTAAAGAGTATAATGACCTGCAAGCTGCAACACCTAAAATCTGGCCTATAGCTGATAAAGGAGATGCCTATATATCCTCAAGGTTCGGCTGGCGCTCTGATCCTTTTTCAGGAAAACAGCAGATACATGAAGGGCTTGATATTGCTACCTGGTATAATACTCCGGTTTTGGCTACAGCAGATGGTGTAGTAAAATTTGTGGGGAGAAAAGGTGGTTATGGTTTAATGGTGATTATACAGCATGGTTTTGGTTTTGAAACAAGGTATGCCCATCTTAATAAATTTAAAGTAAAAAGAGGACAGAAGGTTTCACGTGGAGATATTATAGCCTTGAGTGGAAACTCTGGGAAAAGTAGTGGGCCACACGTTCATTATGAAGTAAGAAAAAATAATATTCCACAAAATCCAGAAAATTATATTGGGAGGTAG
- the gcvPB gene encoding aminomethyl-transferring glycine dehydrogenase subunit GcvPB → MSKPLIKEYSSPGRKGYSLPTLDVPDINLEEELNPKFIRQQLDLPELSEVDVARHFTSLSQKNYGVDSGIYPLGSCTMKYNPKINEDIARIEGLSNLHPYQEDKDLQGSLKILYELKNNLAEISGMDEVTLQPASGAHGELTALMIIKQYFKDKGEERKKIVVPDSAHGTNPASAAMAGFEVVELKSNERGMIDLDKLRGLVDEDTAALMLTNPNTLGIFEREILEVAEIVHGVGGLLYYDGANMNAIMGYVRPGDMDFDLMHFNLHKTFSTPHGGGGPGSGPVGVKKFLTSYLPKPVLIKEGNFFKWEYHRPHSIGRVHSFYGNYSVILRAYAYIKALGADGLRKVTENAVLNANYMKAKLKDVYYLPYEEDSLHEFVLSASKQKEKGATTLNIAKRLLDYGQYAPTIYFPLVVKEALMIEPTETENITTLNKFIATMINISREIENNIEIVKNAPHNTTIKKLDEVKAARKPDLRW, encoded by the coding sequence GTGAGTAAACCACTAATAAAGGAATATAGTAGTCCAGGTAGAAAGGGATATTCTTTACCGACTTTAGATGTGCCAGATATAAATTTAGAGGAGGAATTAAACCCGAAATTTATCCGTCAGCAATTGGATCTTCCAGAGCTTAGTGAAGTTGATGTGGCCAGGCATTTTACCAGTTTGTCACAAAAAAATTATGGGGTTGATTCAGGGATTTATCCCTTAGGTTCCTGTACTATGAAATACAACCCTAAAATCAACGAAGATATTGCCCGAATTGAGGGCCTGAGTAATTTGCATCCTTACCAGGAAGATAAAGACCTCCAGGGTTCATTAAAAATTCTCTATGAACTTAAAAATAATCTAGCTGAAATAAGTGGAATGGATGAGGTTACCCTACAGCCTGCATCAGGTGCTCATGGAGAACTAACAGCTTTAATGATTATCAAGCAGTATTTCAAAGATAAAGGGGAAGAGAGGAAAAAGATAGTTGTCCCGGATTCAGCACATGGGACTAATCCAGCCAGTGCAGCTATGGCAGGGTTTGAAGTAGTCGAATTAAAGTCTAATGAAAGAGGTATGATTGATTTAGATAAATTGAGGGGTCTGGTTGATGAGGATACAGCTGCCTTGATGTTAACTAATCCCAATACCCTGGGTATCTTTGAAAGGGAAATCCTTGAAGTGGCTGAGATAGTTCATGGTGTTGGTGGTTTATTATACTATGATGGAGCCAATATGAATGCCATTATGGGTTATGTTAGACCTGGAGATATGGATTTTGACCTTATGCATTTTAATCTACATAAGACATTTTCTACACCACATGGTGGAGGTGGACCAGGTTCAGGACCTGTTGGGGTCAAAAAATTCCTTACCTCATATTTACCAAAACCAGTACTGATAAAAGAAGGGAATTTTTTTAAATGGGAATACCATAGACCTCATTCCATTGGTAGGGTTCATAGTTTTTATGGTAACTATAGTGTTATCTTAAGGGCTTATGCCTATATTAAGGCACTTGGTGCCGATGGTTTAAGAAAAGTTACCGAGAATGCTGTTTTAAATGCCAATTATATGAAAGCCAAACTAAAAGATGTTTACTACCTACCCTATGAAGAAGATAGCTTACATGAATTTGTTTTATCAGCCAGTAAACAGAAGGAAAAAGGCGCTACTACTTTAAATATTGCCAAAAGGTTATTAGACTATGGGCAGTATGCCCCAACTATTTATTTCCCACTGGTGGTTAAAGAGGCCTTAATGATCGAACCAACAGAAACGGAAAATATCACAACTCTCAACAAATTCATTGCAACAATGATAAATATTTCCCGGGAAATAGAAAATAATATCGAAATAGTTAAAAATGCTCCCCATAATACAACAATAAAAAAACTGGATGAGGTTAAGGCTGCCAGAAAACCGGATTTAAGGTGGTAG
- a CDS encoding potassium channel family protein yields MFILIVGGGKVGRYLIKEFSNKDYKVVLIEQDYDKAVKIEEKYDIEVICGDGSEQDVLEKAGIEECDILLAVTEDDQDNLVICQLAERKYNISRTFTTVNTPGNEKLFNWLGVNVAVSSASILAGLVEYDVTLSDLNVLLKKDQDQLRLTRVLVRENSSIVGQKVKDIELPLESVLVTILRGDNTIVPRGNTKIMGNDLILVLTKKELSGELVKIFNK; encoded by the coding sequence ATGTTTATATTAATTGTTGGTGGAGGGAAAGTTGGCAGGTATCTTATTAAGGAATTTTCTAATAAAGATTATAAGGTTGTTTTAATAGAACAAGATTATGATAAGGCTGTTAAAATTGAGGAAAAATATGATATTGAGGTTATTTGTGGTGATGGTTCTGAACAGGATGTTTTAGAGAAAGCAGGGATTGAGGAATGTGATATTCTTCTGGCAGTAACAGAGGATGACCAAGATAATTTGGTGATCTGTCAATTAGCAGAACGCAAGTATAATATTTCGAGAACCTTTACTACTGTAAACACCCCTGGTAATGAAAAACTATTCAACTGGCTGGGTGTTAATGTAGCGGTTAGTAGTGCTTCGATTTTAGCTGGACTGGTGGAATATGATGTTACTTTAAGTGATCTTAATGTTCTTTTAAAAAAAGACCAGGATCAACTGCGTTTAACCAGGGTATTAGTAAGGGAAAATTCTAGTATTGTAGGTCAAAAAGTGAAAGATATTGAATTGCCTTTGGAATCAGTATTGGTTACAATACTTCGTGGTGATAATACTATAGTCCCCCGGGGAAATACGAAAATCATGGGTAATGATCTAATCTTAGTTCTAACAAAAAAAGAACTGAGTGGGGAATTAGTAAAGATATTTAACAAATAG
- a CDS encoding bactofilin family protein: MLGSKDKKIEEAKGKVETILGTGTIIEGDIHTKGSLRIEGEVKGNIKADGDVFVGENGKLITEVKARKVVVAGKIEGNINASQKVEILPSGKIIGDLQTKTLKIEEGALFQGASKPLDEGFKKSADHVNKAKKEAAAVKK; the protein is encoded by the coding sequence ATGTTAGGGAGTAAAGATAAAAAAATTGAAGAAGCCAAGGGAAAAGTCGAAACTATACTGGGTACAGGAACAATTATAGAAGGAGATATCCATACAAAAGGTTCTTTAAGGATTGAGGGTGAAGTTAAAGGTAATATTAAAGCAGATGGGGATGTTTTTGTCGGGGAAAATGGTAAATTAATAACAGAAGTAAAGGCCCGTAAAGTAGTAGTGGCAGGAAAAATAGAAGGAAATATAAATGCTTCACAAAAGGTTGAGATACTGCCGAGTGGTAAAATTATTGGTGACTTACAGACTAAAACACTTAAGATTGAAGAAGGAGCCCTTTTTCAGGGAGCAAGTAAACCACTTGATGAAGGATTTAAGAAGTCTGCTGATCATGTAAACAAGGCTAAAAAAGAAGCTGCAGCTGTCAAAAAATAA
- the yyaC gene encoding spore protease YyaC — MFFEKKRVHIDDNNSDVLLKSIIYNQAVKQNYTIDKELIILCIGTDRSTGDSLGPLTGTLLKKLPFFNANIIGTVHNPVHASNLKEIIELINTKYNNSFIIAIDAGLGKQSSVGYIDVKKGPLQPGTGVNKKLPEIGDMHITGLVNIGGYMEYLVLQSTRLSIVLKMAETISSALEMAVNTFHKEMSAID, encoded by the coding sequence ATGTTTTTTGAAAAAAAACGTGTTCACATAGATGATAATAATTCTGATGTTTTATTAAAATCAATTATTTATAATCAGGCCGTTAAACAAAATTATACTATTGATAAGGAACTAATTATCCTTTGTATTGGAACTGACCGTTCTACAGGTGATTCCCTGGGGCCATTAACCGGTACATTATTAAAAAAATTGCCTTTTTTTAATGCTAATATTATAGGTACTGTTCACAATCCAGTTCATGCCAGTAATTTAAAAGAAATTATTGAATTAATAAATACTAAATATAATAATTCCTTTATCATTGCTATCGATGCCGGTCTTGGTAAACAGAGTAGTGTAGGATATATAGATGTAAAAAAAGGCCCCTTACAACCAGGGACCGGTGTTAATAAAAAACTTCCTGAAATAGGTGATATGCACATAACAGGCCTTGTCAATATTGGCGGTTATATGGAATACCTCGTATTACAGAGCACCCGATTAAGCATCGTTTTAAAGATGGCAGAAACTATTAGCTCTGCCCTGGAAATGGCAGTAAATACCTTCCATAAAGAAATGAGTGCAATTGACTAG
- a CDS encoding mechanosensitive ion channel family protein: MVNDFTGVFSSELLWSYLIKIVNSIIVLIISGLVIKFGNKYIDNLLKREREKYIRRRNTLILLLRSALRYVIYFISSIIILSIFNVPVASLLAGAGIIGLAVGFGAQSLVKDIINGFFILFEDQFAVGDYIKVASVDGVVEELGLRTTRLRSFAGEIHIIPNGEINQVTNYSSGNMRVMVDVGVAYEEKPSQVIDVLEELAGEIALEKSEVITDGPTVLGVQELAVSSVVIRIWAKVKPMEQWQVARYIRQRIKERLDERGIEIAYPHVVLLSKEGSVEETVVK, from the coding sequence ATGGTAAATGATTTTACCGGTGTATTTTCCTCAGAGCTTTTATGGAGTTATCTAATCAAAATAGTAAATAGTATTATCGTGTTAATCATAAGCGGTTTAGTAATTAAATTTGGCAATAAGTATATTGATAATCTATTAAAAAGAGAGAGGGAAAAATATATAAGACGGAGGAATACTCTTATCCTGTTATTAAGGAGTGCCTTGCGTTATGTAATTTATTTTATCTCAAGTATTATTATCCTATCTATTTTTAATGTCCCGGTGGCTTCACTCTTAGCTGGTGCTGGTATCATTGGGTTGGCTGTGGGTTTTGGGGCTCAGAGTCTGGTCAAAGATATTATAAATGGTTTTTTTATTCTTTTTGAAGACCAGTTTGCTGTAGGAGATTATATCAAAGTGGCCTCTGTTGATGGAGTTGTTGAGGAACTGGGTCTAAGAACAACCCGGCTCAGGAGTTTCGCCGGGGAGATTCATATTATACCAAATGGTGAAATAAACCAGGTGACTAATTATTCCTCAGGGAATATGAGGGTAATGGTTGATGTTGGGGTAGCTTATGAAGAGAAACCCTCCCAGGTAATAGATGTTCTGGAAGAACTAGCAGGTGAAATCGCTCTGGAAAAGAGTGAGGTAATTACTGATGGGCCTACTGTTTTGGGTGTCCAGGAATTAGCTGTTTCAAGTGTAGTAATCAGGATATGGGCTAAGGTAAAACCCATGGAACAGTGGCAGGTAGCGCGCTATATTAGGCAGCGTATTAAGGAGAGACTGGATGAAAG
- the gcvPA gene encoding aminomethyl-transferring glycine dehydrogenase subunit GcvPA, with the protein MDYIANTPQEKEEMLAAIGVQKIAELFSGIPRKVKLDCPLDIPAGISEMELAHDLKEIAQKNLSLGEVISFLGAGAYDHYIPAIVDHLILRSEFYTAYTPYQAELSQGTLQAVYEYQSMISDLTAMDLANASLLDGGSALGEAVLMASRISRKKKILISQSLHPAYREVARTYGRQQGLEFIQLQLNNTVTDLLELDKTIDQETAAVVIQYPNFFGSIEDMNRIENIISPYKNVLLLMVVNPLALGLLRPPGDFGADIVIGEGQVLGSPLNYGGPYLGFMAVKKRYLRQMPGRVVGATTDESGKRGFVLTMQTREQHIRREKATSNICTNEALNALSAAIYMSIMGRQGLREVAEQCCKKAHYLANRINKIPGFKVVNKSDYFHEFLLETDYSIDKVKKEMSKRGVIAGVDISRFDYKKEGLLVCVTEKRNRGELDKYLTVLEAISGE; encoded by the coding sequence GTGGATTATATAGCAAATACCCCTCAAGAAAAGGAAGAGATGTTGGCTGCTATTGGTGTTCAAAAAATAGCAGAACTATTTTCAGGGATTCCCCGGAAAGTAAAACTAGATTGCCCACTGGATATACCTGCTGGAATATCTGAAATGGAGTTGGCTCATGATTTAAAAGAGATAGCCCAAAAAAATTTGTCTCTGGGAGAGGTAATATCCTTCCTGGGGGCTGGTGCTTATGACCATTATATCCCTGCTATAGTAGATCATCTCATCTTAAGATCAGAGTTTTATACAGCATATACCCCATACCAAGCAGAATTAAGCCAGGGGACACTACAGGCTGTCTATGAATATCAAAGTATGATATCAGATTTAACAGCTATGGATTTAGCCAATGCCTCTTTACTAGATGGTGGTTCTGCCCTTGGGGAAGCGGTTTTAATGGCCTCCAGGATAAGCAGAAAAAAGAAAATATTAATCTCTCAGTCCCTCCATCCAGCTTATCGTGAGGTAGCTAGGACATATGGTAGACAGCAGGGCTTAGAGTTTATTCAGTTACAATTAAATAACACAGTAACAGACCTATTAGAATTAGATAAAACAATTGATCAGGAAACTGCAGCTGTGGTTATTCAATACCCTAACTTTTTTGGTTCTATTGAAGATATGAACAGGATTGAGAATATTATTTCACCATATAAAAATGTTTTATTATTAATGGTTGTTAATCCCCTGGCATTAGGCCTTTTAAGACCCCCGGGAGATTTTGGGGCTGATATAGTTATTGGTGAAGGCCAGGTCTTGGGTAGTCCTCTTAATTATGGTGGGCCATATCTTGGTTTTATGGCTGTGAAAAAGAGATACCTCAGACAGATGCCGGGAAGAGTTGTTGGAGCAACGACTGATGAATCAGGCAAGAGGGGTTTTGTACTTACCATGCAGACCAGGGAACAACATATTAGACGGGAAAAGGCTACTTCTAACATCTGTACCAATGAAGCACTTAATGCCCTGTCTGCTGCAATATATATGTCAATAATGGGTAGGCAGGGATTAAGAGAGGTTGCCGAACAATGCTGTAAAAAAGCCCATTACCTGGCTAACAGAATAAATAAAATACCTGGTTTTAAAGTAGTGAATAAGAGTGATTATTTCCATGAATTTTTACTAGAAACTGATTATAGTATAGATAAAGTTAAAAAAGAAATGTCAAAAAGAGGTGTCATAGCTGGGGTAGATATTAGTAGATTTGACTATAAAAAAGAAGGCCTTTTAGTTTGTGTTACGGAAAAAAGAAATAGGGGAGAATTGGATAAATATCTAACAGTACTGGAGGCGATTTCAGGTGAGTAA
- a CDS encoding DUF554 domain-containing protein, with the protein MLGSVINFVAIIIGGITGILFKDSFPKKIQNTVMQGLSLAVILIGLQMALLTENILIVIFSLVIGGVIGESIDIEKNLERVGKMLKSSFQQENDLFVQGFVQASLVFCVGSMAIMGAIQDGLNNDPSILINKSLLDGVASVAFSATFGIGVLFSAIPVLLYQGGLTLLASFVEQYLTDPMVNEMTATGGLLIMAIGLNIMGVSKIKVANLLPALVIAIIGVAVI; encoded by the coding sequence ATGTTAGGATCAGTTATAAATTTTGTGGCAATTATTATAGGGGGAATTACTGGAATCTTATTTAAGGATAGTTTTCCTAAAAAAATTCAAAATACAGTGATGCAGGGATTGAGTTTGGCGGTTATCTTAATTGGTTTACAGATGGCTCTGCTTACGGAAAATATATTAATTGTTATTTTTAGTCTGGTTATTGGTGGAGTGATTGGTGAGTCAATAGATATTGAAAAGAACTTAGAGAGAGTAGGAAAGATGCTTAAAAGTAGCTTTCAGCAGGAAAATGACCTGTTTGTGCAGGGTTTTGTTCAGGCAAGTCTGGTTTTTTGTGTAGGTTCGATGGCTATAATGGGGGCAATCCAGGATGGACTAAATAATGACCCTAGTATTTTAATTAATAAATCTCTACTTGATGGTGTTGCATCTGTTGCTTTTTCAGCTACCTTTGGGATAGGTGTTTTGTTTTCAGCAATACCAGTTTTATTGTATCAGGGGGGATTGACTCTATTAGCATCTTTTGTTGAACAATATCTTACTGACCCTATGGTTAATGAAATGACTGCTACAGGTGGGTTATTAATTATGGCAATTGGTTTAAATATTATGGGTGTAAGTAAAATTAAAGTTGCTAATTTGCTACCAGCCCTAGTGATAGCAATTATTGGAGTAGCAGTTATATAA
- the gcvH gene encoding glycine cleavage system protein GcvH, which yields MLLPKDLYYTENHEWIFVEGKKGTIGVTEHAQKEMGDIVFVELPEIGDNFEQFDSFAVIESVKAVSDVYLPVGGKVIAINQDILEQPELVNDEPIESGWLVEIEISNLDELESLMDDEAYAHYLEEGK from the coding sequence ATGTTGTTACCAAAAGACCTGTATTACACAGAAAATCATGAATGGATATTTGTGGAAGGGAAAAAAGGGACTATTGGGGTGACAGAACATGCCCAGAAGGAAATGGGAGATATAGTATTTGTAGAACTACCAGAGATTGGTGATAATTTTGAACAGTTTGATTCTTTTGCAGTCATTGAATCAGTTAAAGCTGTATCAGATGTTTACCTACCAGTAGGAGGAAAGGTAATAGCTATTAATCAAGATATCCTTGAACAGCCAGAATTGGTAAATGATGAGCCCATTGAAAGTGGCTGGTTAGTTGAAATAGAAATTAGCAATTTAGATGAACTTGAATCATTAATGGATGATGAGGCCTATGCACATTATCTAGAGGAGGGTAAATAG